Within Gemmatimonadota bacterium, the genomic segment GCCCAAGGGATGGGGTTCCGGACCAGCGGTCTCCGAGAACCGGTTTTACGCTTTGACTATTGCTATTTCAGGCTTTAGAATGCCGTACATCGTCCGGTGCTGGTCGGCGAAGCAATTTCGAACGCATAAGGAACATGGATCTTGTTGACCGAATTAACCATACGGAATTTCAAGCCTTTTGATGACGTCCGTATAGAACTCGCCAACCCCGTCGTGTTCATTGGCCCGAACAACTCTGGGAAGACGTCGGCCATGCAAGCGCTAGCGCTTTGGAACACCGGCCTGAAGCGATGGAACGAGCGACGTTCCGGTTCGCCCGCGCCTGAGCGCCGACCCGGGGTAACGGTCAACCGCCGTGACCTGATCGCCATGCCCGTTCCTTCAGCCAATCTGTTATGGAGGGCGCTTCGTACGCGGAACGTCCGGCAAACAACCGGCGGGCCGAGGACATCCAATATCCGCATCGATGTAATGGTCGTCGGTGTCGGGAAACAGGGTGAATGGAAGTGTGGACTTGAGTTCGATTATGCCAACGAGGAGTCGATCTACTGCCGACCCCTACGAAACGATGGCGACGCCGACTCCCGTATGGCGGTTCCCCCCGAGGCGGGCGCCGTGGAGGTCGCCTTCCTTCCTCCCATGTCTGGGCTTTCAGCCACCGAAACGCGGCTGGATCCAGGCGCGGTCGATGTGCGCGTCGGGGAGGGCCGAACCGCGGAGGTATTGCGTAATCTTTGCTTTCAAGTCTCCGAAGAGGATCCCCGACGTTGGGAGGCCATCGTATCGCGTATAGCACAGTTGTTCGGCGCCGAAATCGATCCTCCGAAATACGTCGTCGAACGGGGCGAGGTCACCATGACCTACCGGGAGGAAGGGGTACAGCTCGACCTATCCTCCAGCGGTCGGGGCATGCAGCAGACGCTGCTTCTCCTCGCGTACATGCACGCTAATCCCGGTGCGGTAGTCCTGCTAGACGAGCCCGACGCCCATCTCGAAATCCTCCGGCAACGCCAGATCTACCGAATGATCTCCGAAGAGGCGGAGGGAAATGGTTGTCAGATCATCGCGGCCAGCCATTCCGAGGTCTTGCTGAATGAAGCGGCGGGCAGGGATACGGTTGTTGCCTTCATCGGGAATCCACACCGGATCGACGACCGAGGCAGCCAGACGTTGAAGGCGCTGCGCGAAATCGGTTTTGAGCAGTACACCCAGGCTGGTCAAACCGGCTGGGTGTTGTATCTGGAAGGGTCGACGGACCTCGCGATCCTGCAGGCCTTTGCGAAACGGCTGAATCATCG encodes:
- a CDS encoding AAA family ATPase — translated: MLTELTIRNFKPFDDVRIELANPVVFIGPNNSGKTSAMQALALWNTGLKRWNERRSGSPAPERRPGVTVNRRDLIAMPVPSANLLWRALRTRNVRQTTGGPRTSNIRIDVMVVGVGKQGEWKCGLEFDYANEESIYCRPLRNDGDADSRMAVPPEAGAVEVAFLPPMSGLSATETRLDPGAVDVRVGEGRTAEVLRNLCFQVSEEDPRRWEAIVSRIAQLFGAEIDPPKYVVERGEVTMTYREEGVQLDLSSSGRGMQQTLLLLAYMHANPGAVVLLDEPDAHLEILRQRQIYRMISEEAEGNGCQIIAASHSEVLLNEAAGRDTVVAFIGNPHRIDDRGSQTLKALREIGFEQYTQAGQTGWVLYLEGSTDLAILQAFAKRLNHREAMRALERPFVHYIGNQLAKAESNFHGLREALPTLRGIAILDEITRDQPADGLACMAWERREIENYLCTQATLEAFAASSDRTSAVGPLFEYAEVKKRLDAMQAAIREVSAAMITLGRGSPWDADAKVSDEFLAPLFADYFKRLQLPNLMNKSSYHMLVDFVPDQEIDPGIRRVLDAIATTDAESCGES